CAGAAATTTAGGAACCGAGGTGTTGATGTTTCTCACCGAGGAGGTGAAGTTGGCTTTGTTTCGATTAATGCAGCCGGACAATTATTGGTTGATGATTATGTGGGTAATGGTTTTTTTAATACTTTAGGTAATCTACTTGAAAACCCTATCGCGAGCTTATTATTCTGTGATTGGCAGACAGGGCATGTTTTGAAGATCGCTGTATCAAGTGAAATCTTATGGCATGATGAGCAGCAAGATAGCGTGGTGTTAGCTGCTGGAAAGGTAAAGCGCTCGTTATGTTTTACGCCAATAAAAATAGAGCAATTCAATAATGGCTTAGCTTATATCCAACAATTTTAAGCATTAGATAATGAATGACGTTAAAGCTTGATATGAACACTTCACCCTAAATATTTTACTGGTGTTAGGATCTTAACGTTAATGTCACTAACGCAATGCCATGATCTGTACTTTCGCCATCACGCTCGAAAATAGGATTAATTAAGTGTCGATCGTAAGTATCGTAAGCGCTGACTTGATAAAGACTGTCGTGGTAACTGGCATCAAATTCACACGATAATAAAATGTAATCGAGTACCGAGCTATCAGCACCAAAATAATGTGTTGGCGTACGCACAATTTGCTCTTCGCGAGCACTACTATTTTTAGTATCAGCAGTATCATTTTTTTCTACTATATCTGATGTGTTTTTACTATCTTCATCAGCTTTACTCGCTTCATGTTGTTCATTCTTGATTGCTGTTTGAAGTAAATCCCACGCATCATTTAAACAATACTTAGCAAGATAAGCATCACGGTCAATGGCAGAAACAAAACGTAAAGTATTTGTCAGCAAATGACTTAACACACCATCGTCTAAGGTATTATTAAAATCCCCCATTAATACCATAGGGTTGCCTGTAGCCTCGCGTCGTTCAATCATATCAATCATTAATAACGTCGCTTCACTGCCGCGTTGTATGGTTGAACCCCAACCACCCGCCACGTTAGCTTTTAGACTTTCTATAATCGTTTTTTCTGGCGACCAATGGTTCTTTTTCTCATCGATTTCAATCATCGAACGCTTAGATTTAAAGTGCACAACATAACAATCACACTTGCCCATATGCGGGAGTTCAACAGTCGCTCTAATGACCTTTCGGCTAAAAGAAAAATCATTGGCTAAGCCTAATGTTTGCGCTAGTTCAGTATTTGCTTTTACTGCAGCCACCTCAGTAATAGGATAACGAGAGGCGATGGCTACCACCGGACTACGATAAATAAAGTCATCAATAACAGTAGGTTGATCAACCACTGCAAAATAGGCATACCCCTGTGCGGCAACTAATTCTTTTAATGAATCGGCACTAAAAACTTCTTGAAAACCAATAATGTCAGGTTGAAATTCACTTAGATACTCAGCAACCCATTTCTGTTTTTTTGCCCATTGCTCAGCACTATAAATGCGCTCAAATTCATAATAAGCATTTGGCGGTTCAAGGTAATTAAACAAGTTGAAAGTAGCAACTTTAAGTTGCGTATTTGCTACAGATACTGAGAGGGTTTCAGAAGAAGGGGATTGATCTATTTCTGTTTTATTGTTGTCGCTGATGATGATAACTCGCCTAAGTGATGAGTGATAATTGTACCTCATCATTTATACCCGTTCCACTTGAAGATGCTCGTTTCAGGAAGTCTGAATCATGCATCTTCAAATGGAGCGGGTATATACTCATGATACTTCAAAATGTCTATTTCAGGACGCCTGAGCAATTCATGATCAAGGCGCTTATTTTTATTAATGGTTGTTCCCTTAAAAAAAGGAGCAACGACAAACATGATTTGCTCAGGCGTCCCCGAAGGGCGAGTTTTAAAGGCTTAAATGCGGCGTTATTGATTTTGACAAGGGAATAACCATACTCTTCAATCAATGCCTTGCCTCTAAGCCTTTAAATTCTCGCTGAAACGAGCATTTCGAGGTAACATGAGTATAATAAAGTTATCTAATTAAAAACCAGTAATGTTGTTGTGGGGAAGGGACTCTATTTATCAGCGTTTAATATTTGCTCTAATTTTAAGTCCGTTAACTTCATCACACTTTTGACCACATAAAACATGATTGCCATCAACATTATCGTTGAAGGTATAGCAATGACGGGATAACTTAATAAAGTCATTTCTCCAAGCTGTTCATTAAACTGCGTGGTACCTGCAGGACTAACTACTATCCATTTTGCTAATAGATAATTCATCGTCGCAGAAAAAACAAATGTTGCTGCTAACAAGTGATTTGCCCACTGAATTTTAGCTTTAAATTTATCTGTTTTATTTTTATTTGATAGAGACTCATAGATTAAATCTAAATTAAATAACATAGGATTTAATAAAATTTTGGCAATAAGCGGTTTGCCCCAAAAGCCTGATATAAGTACTACTAGCCCTATAGCTGAAGGTATTGCTGCTTCCTTAATGGCTAACCATTCCACATCTAATTCAAATAAACCAATGCCACCGGTTAAGAAGGTACTTAAAAAGCCAAGTAATGAAATAAAGTTCATCGACTTGTTTTTAATAAAGTCATACAAACCATAACTAATAGGAAATAATAATGCCAAAATCAAAGCATACATAGAGCCTAAATATTCATCTCCCGATAACTTCATTAAAACAATCGATGGAACAGCAATATTAAAAATGACTTCTAACAGGATATTATTAGGGCGTTTGGCTTTTGTTTGAATAGACACGATAACTTCATAATTTGGAAACACTGAGATAAGTAAGTATATTTCATCTGGTATTAGATCACAAAGCTAAAGGGGCAGGTAAGATAATTGATTCTGACGCAGTTATTTTAATTCCAACAATCTGAAACATGCATCTTGCTTGGTTATAGGTATAATCATTGAAGTTAAATTTAACCTAAAAATATTTTACTCAGATAAAGCCAATTATTATGAATGAAAAAAGAAAACTGCAAGACCCAACGCTAGTGTGCACTTGCAATGAGCTATATATCGATAATATTGAAGAGGCTATTCATGAAGGCGAAGAAGAGTATGCTGAAATCATGCAATACAATGATACATTCCCTCGATGCGGCGAATGCCATGACCATGTTCAACAGTTAGTTGACAATATTAACCGTTGAACAGTTAGAGAAAACACGACATAACTAGTGGTGAAATGTTGTTCTATCAATGCAGTTAAGTTCGATACTCTGCATTAATTTTGACGTAATCATAACTAAAATCACAGGTCCAAATAGTTGACTCTTCATTGCCTCGATGGAGTTGCACGGTAATATCAATTTCTGCTTCGTTCATTATCGCTTGTCCTTCATCTTCCTTATAACTTGCGGCACGTCCCCCTTTTTCAGCCACTAATAAACCACCAAAATAAAGTTCTAATTGGTTGGTATCTAAATCAGCTAATGAATCACACTCACGTGAAGCATAACCAATAGCAGCAAGTACACGGCCTAAATTAGGATCAGAAGCAAACATTGCTGTTTTTACTAAGGGACTTTTACCAATAGAAAAACCGATAGTTTTTGCTTCATCAATAGATAACGCACCTTTAACGGTGACCGTTATAAACTTAGTTGCGCCTTCGCCGTCACGAACGATGGCTTTAGCTAGGTACTGAGAGGTTTCAAGTAAGGCATCAAAAACTTCTTGGTAACCTTTATCATTAGGGCTTGTGATAGCCACGGCATTACTTTTCCCGGTAGCAATAACAATAAAGGAGTCATTTGTTGAAGTATCGCCATCAACAGAGATGCAGTTAAATGATAAGTCTGCAATTTCTTTAGTCATACTATCTAATAACGATTGCGTTATATTAGCGTCGGTTGCTACATAACCTAACATGGTCGCCATATTAGGATGGATCATGCCAGCGCCTTTGGATATTCCGGTAATATTGATGCTTTCACCACCAACCTTTACCTGAGTCGCATAAGCTTTAGGGGCAATGTCCGTGGTCATAATTGCAGAAGCAGCATCAGCCCAGTTGTCAGTAGTTAAATTAGTCACCGCAAGTGGTAAACCTGCTAAGAGCTTATCCATAGGCAGATGTTCTAAAATTACGCCTGTTGAAAAAGGTAATATGGACTCTACTGGGATAGCCATAATTTCAGCTAAATGTTGGCAGGTTGTTAGTGCATCTAACATGCCTTGCTCGCCTGTTCCTGCGTTAGCATTGCCTGTATTTACGACTAATGCTTTGATGCCTGACACATTGCCTCCCGTAGTAGCATTATTTTTTACTGCATCTAAATGTTTTTTACACAAGGTTACTGGCGCAGCGCAAAAACGGTTTTGGGTAAAAACACCAGAGACTGCACTACCATCACAGATTTCTATAACGAGTAAATCTTTACGGTTTTGTGTTTTAATATTTGACTCAGCCCAACCTAGGCGAATGCCTTGAATTGGCGTAAGTGAAGCAGGGACTATTTCAGGTAAATTGACAGGCATAAAGAATTATTAATAATATAAAAGTAGATAAATATTACTATTTTATGGGTTTTTATGCAAAAGAATCATTTAGGTAACCTAGGATAAAATGCAGTTTTCTGTTGTCTCGACATTCTTTTGCTCGCTTTAGAATCCATTCAAGTATATTCAGGTACATTCAAAGTAACAGTGCTGAATGTATCTCACCGGAGAACGTTGCATTTTTGTTATTTATTAAAACTGAGTTATTAAATTTAGTTTTTAAAGCGTAGATTTTTTAAGTAACCTGAACTCTGGATAATGAGTGCTTGATGTTTAAGTAAAATCAACAACTTAGATTGTTACGTATGAAAAGTAATAAAATTAAAGTAGTTATACGCTTTATCAATGTTTTATTTTATTCAATTATCAAGGCAAAACGTTTATGAATAGCTGGCTATTTATCGACGTTTTAACGCTGAGAATTGGATGAAGAGGAATGTTGAGCAAGTGCTGCTTATCCAGAGTTCAGGTTAAGTAATAAAAAACCCCCAACAATAAATGTTAGGGGTTTTACTTTCACTCTTTATAAGA
The DNA window shown above is from Colwellia psychrerythraea 34H and carries:
- a CDS encoding endonuclease/exonuclease/phosphatase family protein; protein product: MMRYNYHSSLRRVIIISDNNKTEIDQSPSSETLSVSVANTQLKVATFNLFNYLEPPNAYYEFERIYSAEQWAKKQKWVAEYLSEFQPDIIGFQEVFSADSLKELVAAQGYAYFAVVDQPTVIDDFIYRSPVVAIASRYPITEVAAVKANTELAQTLGLANDFSFSRKVIRATVELPHMGKCDCYVVHFKSKRSMIEIDEKKNHWSPEKTIIESLKANVAGGWGSTIQRGSEATLLMIDMIERREATGNPMVLMGDFNNTLDDGVLSHLLTNTLRFVSAIDRDAYLAKYCLNDAWDLLQTAIKNEQHEASKADEDSKNTSDIVEKNDTADTKNSSAREEQIVRTPTHYFGADSSVLDYILLSCEFDASYHDSLYQVSAYDTYDRHLINPIFERDGESTDHGIALVTLTLRS
- a CDS encoding VC0807 family protein: MSIQTKAKRPNNILLEVIFNIAVPSIVLMKLSGDEYLGSMYALILALLFPISYGLYDFIKNKSMNFISLLGFLSTFLTGGIGLFELDVEWLAIKEAAIPSAIGLVVLISGFWGKPLIAKILLNPMLFNLDLIYESLSNKNKTDKFKAKIQWANHLLAATFVFSATMNYLLAKWIVVSPAGTTQFNEQLGEMTLLSYPVIAIPSTIMLMAIMFYVVKSVMKLTDLKLEQILNADK
- a CDS encoding (2Fe-2S)-binding protein, with product MNEKRKLQDPTLVCTCNELYIDNIEEAIHEGEEEYAEIMQYNDTFPRCGECHDHVQQLVDNINR
- the argJ gene encoding bifunctional glutamate N-acetyltransferase/amino-acid acetyltransferase ArgJ gives rise to the protein MPVNLPEIVPASLTPIQGIRLGWAESNIKTQNRKDLLVIEICDGSAVSGVFTQNRFCAAPVTLCKKHLDAVKNNATTGGNVSGIKALVVNTGNANAGTGEQGMLDALTTCQHLAEIMAIPVESILPFSTGVILEHLPMDKLLAGLPLAVTNLTTDNWADAASAIMTTDIAPKAYATQVKVGGESINITGISKGAGMIHPNMATMLGYVATDANITQSLLDSMTKEIADLSFNCISVDGDTSTNDSFIVIATGKSNAVAITSPNDKGYQEVFDALLETSQYLAKAIVRDGEGATKFITVTVKGALSIDEAKTIGFSIGKSPLVKTAMFASDPNLGRVLAAIGYASRECDSLADLDTNQLELYFGGLLVAEKGGRAASYKEDEGQAIMNEAEIDITVQLHRGNEESTIWTCDFSYDYVKINAEYRT